A DNA window from Eikenella exigua contains the following coding sequences:
- the minC gene encoding septum site-determining protein MinC, which yields MKPAFDIKSARLDALAIQLNTAELATIRQTLTERAAQYRELSDMPLLLDVQAFDSPDNLDLDSLLGLFAEHSLPIGTLRHHDEQWQAAARAHHLAFCSDNANGEEHKRLPENTQHETPNIPPAPAVRQTLVVEKPIRTGQQVYAENADLIVLGLVNEGAEVIADGHIHIYAPLRGRALAGAGGDQNARIFAQSMQAELVSIAGIYRTFDQQLPPHLHRQAVQIYLQKERLSIAALNKII from the coding sequence ATGAAGCCAGCATTCGACATCAAATCCGCCCGTCTCGACGCGCTCGCCATCCAGCTCAATACCGCCGAGCTGGCGACCATCCGACAAACCCTCACCGAGCGCGCCGCACAATACCGCGAGCTCAGCGATATGCCGCTGCTGCTTGACGTGCAGGCATTCGACTCGCCGGACAACCTAGATTTAGACAGCCTGCTCGGTCTGTTTGCCGAGCACAGCCTACCCATCGGCACCCTGCGCCATCACGACGAGCAATGGCAGGCTGCCGCCCGCGCCCATCACTTAGCCTTTTGCAGCGATAACGCCAATGGTGAAGAACACAAAAGGCTACCTGAAAACACGCAACACGAAACGCCCAACATACCGCCCGCTCCTGCCGTGCGCCAAACCCTTGTGGTGGAGAAACCTATCCGCACCGGTCAGCAGGTGTATGCCGAAAATGCCGACCTTATCGTGTTGGGCTTAGTGAACGAAGGAGCCGAAGTGATTGCCGATGGCCATATTCATATTTACGCTCCCCTGCGCGGTCGTGCCTTAGCAGGTGCCGGCGGCGATCAAAATGCCCGTATTTTTGCCCAATCGATGCAGGCCGAGCTGGTATCCATCGCCGGCATCTACCGCACTTTCGACCAACAGCTGCCGCCGCACCTCCACCGTCAGGCCGTGCAGATATATTTGCAAAAAGAGCGGCTGTCCATCGCCGCCCTCAACAAGATTATTTGA
- the ruvC gene encoding crossover junction endodeoxyribonuclease RuvC: MRKPIRILGIDPGSRVTGFGVIDVLGQNQSYVASGRIKTIPGDELAGRIGIIVQHIGEIIDTYRPNQAAVEQVFVNVNPAATLMLGQARGAAVAALVLRGLPVYEYTALQVKQAVVGQGKAAKEQVQHMVVQMLRLSGKPQADAADGLAVALTHALRNHSLAAKLRNASQIKGGRFQI, from the coding sequence ATGCGGAAGCCGATACGGATTTTGGGCATCGACCCGGGCAGCCGGGTAACGGGATTTGGCGTTATTGATGTGCTGGGGCAGAATCAGAGCTATGTGGCATCCGGCCGCATCAAAACCATTCCCGGCGACGAGCTGGCCGGACGAATCGGCATTATCGTGCAGCACATCGGCGAGATTATCGATACTTATCGACCGAACCAAGCGGCGGTGGAGCAGGTGTTTGTGAACGTCAATCCCGCTGCCACGTTGATGCTGGGGCAGGCGCGCGGGGCAGCAGTGGCAGCGTTGGTGCTGCGCGGGTTGCCTGTATATGAATACACGGCTTTGCAGGTGAAACAGGCGGTGGTGGGGCAGGGTAAGGCAGCCAAGGAACAAGTGCAGCATATGGTGGTGCAGATGCTGAGGTTATCAGGGAAGCCGCAAGCCGATGCGGCCGACGGTTTAGCCGTGGCGCTTACCCATGCGTTACGTAATCATAGTTTGGCAGCGAAATTGCGCAATGCTTCGCAGATTAAAGGTGGCCGGTTTCAGATTTGA
- a CDS encoding putative quinol monooxygenase has translation MITVVAQFEVKPAELDKFLQHCDELIAETRKENGCLSYHLYQNTQQPNQVSFIELWQNQAVLDTHSASAHFTHIVPTLVEACEKAPVIQLYTQIK, from the coding sequence ATGATTACTGTAGTTGCCCAATTCGAAGTCAAACCCGCCGAACTGGATAAATTCCTGCAACACTGCGACGAATTGATTGCCGAAACCCGCAAGGAAAACGGCTGCCTGTCTTACCACCTATACCAAAATACCCAACAACCCAACCAAGTCAGCTTTATCGAGCTATGGCAAAACCAAGCTGTATTGGATACCCATTCCGCTTCTGCACACTTTACCCATATTGTGCCAACCTTGGTAGAAGCCTGCGAAAAAGCCCCGGTTATCCAACTCTATACACAGATTAAATAA
- the gcvP gene encoding aminomethyl-transferring glycine dehydrogenase, giving the protein MKFNELFHHNDFIGRHLSLSDRAALLAALGEKDIGSFVEHTVPQSVRMPGSLQLPKALSEADALAKLKGIAAKNRINKSYIGLGYYPTRLPNVILRNVLENPGWYTAYTPYQAEVSQGRLEALLNFQQVCIDLTGFELAGASLLDEATAAAEAMTMARRVGKSKSNQFFVDERVYPQTLDVIKTRAKYFDFELVVGNFDTARNGEYFGALFQYVGKDGDVADLGDVIAAVKAKGAVVAVAADIMSLVLLKAPAELGADIALGSTQRFGIPMGFGGPHAAYFAFKDKDKRSAPGRIIGVSVDASGKQALRMALQTREQHIRREKANSNICTSQVLLANLAGMYAVYHGPEGVNRIARRIHALAVAFADAVQAAGGKVVHSVFFDTVAVDFGSKVQADGVYQKALDAGFNLLRIGENVLAAAFSETSSAEEFAQLVELFTGKAAALPESAPASRLPESLQRKCAILQHPVFNSYHTEHEMLRYLKKLEERDLAMNRSMISLGSCTMKLNATAEMIPITWPEFTNVHPFAPREQVQGCLEMIHGLQEQLKAVTGFDAICIQPNSGAQGEYTGMVTIRRYHEAQGHPERNVCLIPRSAHGTNPATAHMAGMQIVIVDTDEHGNVDIADLKAKAEQYKDTLGALMITYPSTHGVYEEGIRDICRIIHENGGQVYMDGANMNAQVGIMQPAEVGADVLHMNLHKTFCIPHGGGGPGMGPIGLKAHLAPFAPSHVVAPVEGATVGMGAVSAAPYGSASILPITWMYISMMGADGLRQATETALLNANYVAKQLSADYPVLYTGKNGRVAHECIIDLRPLKAESGITEVDIAKRLMDYGFHAPTMSFPVAGTLMIEPTESESKAELDRFIAAMKQIKQEALKVQRSEWPKDDNPLVNAPHTAADVTGEWKRAYSREEAVYPLPYVRENKFWPSVNRIDDVYGDRHLVCSCPSIEHYED; this is encoded by the coding sequence ATGAAGTTTAACGAACTCTTCCACCACAACGATTTTATTGGCCGCCATCTCAGCCTATCTGACCGCGCCGCCCTTTTGGCCGCACTGGGCGAAAAAGATATAGGCAGTTTTGTGGAGCACACCGTGCCGCAAAGCGTGCGTATGCCCGGCTCGCTGCAGCTGCCCAAAGCATTAAGCGAAGCCGATGCCTTGGCCAAGCTTAAGGGCATCGCCGCCAAAAACCGTATCAATAAAAGCTATATCGGCCTAGGCTACTACCCCACCCGCCTGCCAAACGTGATTCTGCGCAATGTGCTGGAAAATCCGGGTTGGTACACCGCCTACACGCCCTATCAGGCCGAAGTGTCGCAAGGCCGTTTGGAAGCGTTGTTGAACTTCCAACAGGTGTGTATCGACCTCACCGGTTTCGAGCTGGCCGGCGCCTCCCTGCTCGACGAAGCCACCGCCGCTGCCGAAGCCATGACCATGGCGCGCCGCGTGGGCAAATCCAAATCCAACCAATTCTTTGTGGACGAGCGCGTTTACCCGCAAACGCTGGACGTGATCAAAACCCGAGCCAAATATTTCGATTTCGAGCTGGTAGTGGGTAATTTCGACACCGCTCGCAACGGCGAGTATTTTGGCGCGCTGTTCCAATATGTGGGCAAAGACGGCGACGTGGCCGATTTGGGCGATGTGATTGCCGCTGTGAAAGCCAAAGGCGCAGTGGTAGCCGTAGCCGCCGACATCATGAGCCTGGTGCTGCTGAAAGCGCCCGCCGAGTTGGGCGCCGACATTGCCTTGGGCAGCACCCAGCGCTTCGGTATCCCGATGGGCTTCGGCGGCCCGCACGCTGCTTACTTTGCGTTTAAAGACAAAGACAAACGCTCCGCTCCCGGCCGCATCATCGGCGTATCAGTGGATGCTTCCGGCAAGCAGGCGCTGCGCATGGCGCTGCAAACCCGCGAGCAGCATATCCGCCGTGAAAAAGCCAATTCCAATATTTGTACTTCGCAAGTGCTGCTGGCCAACTTGGCCGGTATGTATGCGGTGTATCACGGTCCCGAAGGCGTAAACCGCATCGCCCGCCGTATCCATGCGCTGGCTGTTGCTTTTGCCGATGCGGTACAGGCTGCCGGCGGCAAAGTGGTGCACTCGGTATTCTTCGACACCGTAGCCGTAGATTTCGGCAGCAAGGTGCAAGCCGACGGTGTGTATCAAAAAGCGCTGGATGCCGGCTTCAACCTGCTGCGCATTGGTGAGAACGTATTGGCCGCTGCCTTCAGCGAAACCTCCAGCGCCGAAGAGTTTGCCCAACTGGTTGAATTGTTCACCGGCAAGGCAGCTGCCCTGCCCGAAAGCGCACCTGCCAGCAGGCTACCTGAAAGCCTGCAACGCAAATGCGCGATCTTGCAACACCCCGTGTTCAACAGCTACCACACCGAACACGAAATGCTGCGCTACCTGAAAAAACTGGAAGAGCGCGACCTAGCCATGAACCGCAGCATGATTTCGCTCGGTTCCTGCACCATGAAGCTGAATGCCACTGCCGAGATGATTCCGATTACCTGGCCGGAATTCACCAATGTGCACCCATTTGCCCCGCGCGAACAAGTGCAAGGCTGCCTGGAAATGATCCACGGCCTGCAAGAGCAGCTCAAGGCCGTTACCGGCTTTGACGCCATCTGTATCCAGCCCAACTCCGGCGCGCAAGGCGAATACACCGGCATGGTGACCATCCGCCGCTACCACGAAGCACAAGGCCACCCCGAGCGCAATGTGTGCCTGATTCCACGCTCTGCCCACGGTACCAACCCCGCCACCGCCCACATGGCCGGTATGCAGATTGTGATCGTGGATACCGACGAGCACGGCAACGTGGATATTGCCGACCTGAAAGCCAAGGCCGAACAGTATAAAGATACACTGGGCGCGCTGATGATTACCTACCCGTCCACCCACGGCGTGTATGAAGAAGGCATCCGCGACATCTGCCGCATCATCCACGAGAACGGTGGCCAGGTGTATATGGACGGCGCCAATATGAACGCCCAAGTCGGCATCATGCAGCCGGCCGAAGTGGGCGCCGACGTGTTGCATATGAATCTGCATAAAACCTTCTGTATCCCGCACGGTGGCGGCGGCCCTGGCATGGGCCCCATCGGCTTGAAAGCCCACCTTGCTCCATTTGCCCCGAGCCATGTTGTAGCACCGGTGGAAGGCGCTACTGTAGGCATGGGTGCCGTATCTGCCGCACCCTACGGCTCCGCCAGCATCCTGCCGATTACTTGGATGTACATCAGCATGATGGGGGCTGACGGTTTGCGCCAGGCCACCGAAACCGCCCTGCTCAACGCCAACTATGTTGCTAAGCAGCTCTCCGCCGATTATCCGGTGCTCTACACCGGTAAAAACGGCCGCGTGGCGCACGAATGCATCATCGACCTGCGCCCGCTCAAGGCCGAAAGCGGCATCACCGAAGTGGACATCGCCAAACGCCTGATGGACTACGGCTTCCACGCCCCGACCATGTCCTTCCCCGTGGCCGGTACGCTGATGATCGAGCCCACCGAAAGCGAAAGCAAGGCTGAGCTCGACCGCTTCATCGCTGCGATGAAACAGATTAAGCAGGAAGCGCTGAAAGTACAGCGCAGCGAATGGCCGAAAGACGACAACCCACTGGTCAACGCACCGCACACCGCCGCCGATGTAACCGGCGAATGGAAACGTGCCTACAGCCGCGAAGAAGCCGTCTATCCCCTGCCCTATGTGCGCGAGAACAAATTCTGGCCTAGCGTAAACCGTATCGATGATGTATACGGCGACCGCCACTTGGTCTGCTCTTGCCCAAGTATCGAACACTATGAAGACTAA
- the recX gene encoding recombination regulator RecX, which translates to MTAVKSLRSRALDLLSRREMSQAELRRKLAPYAEDPAEINALLQEFAERNWQSDQRYAESYVYSKSSRYGRLRLAQGLQQQKLDNELIEAALPDRDSERATACAVLRKKFKQPPADFAAQQRAARFLAYRGFDSDTIRHALDTAWQDEEEWKE; encoded by the coding sequence ATGACCGCCGTTAAATCCCTGCGCAGCCGCGCTTTAGATTTGTTGTCGCGTCGGGAAATGTCGCAGGCCGAACTGCGGCGCAAACTCGCGCCCTATGCCGAAGATCCCGCCGAAATCAATGCTTTGCTGCAAGAGTTTGCCGAGCGCAACTGGCAATCCGATCAGCGCTACGCCGAAAGCTACGTATACAGCAAAAGCAGCCGCTACGGCCGCCTGCGCCTCGCCCAAGGCCTGCAACAGCAAAAACTAGACAACGAGCTCATCGAAGCCGCACTGCCCGACCGCGACAGCGAACGCGCCACCGCCTGCGCCGTGCTGCGCAAAAAGTTCAAACAGCCCCCCGCCGACTTCGCCGCACAGCAACGCGCCGCCCGTTTCCTCGCCTACCGCGGCTTCGACAGCGACACCATCCGCCACGCGCTGGATACGGCCTGGCAGGATGAAGAAGAGTGGAAGGAGTAG
- a CDS encoding phosphoglycolate phosphatase — protein sequence MNTRPEILAAAFDLDGTLVDSLADLAAAANEARRSENLPLLDKKLMISYVGDGVGKLVHRALTADPEGQAPDEMWQRAFAVFAQHYSEHLDRHTYIYPEVQTGLQLLKALGIPLAVITNKREAWAAELLRRLGLADLFSLVVGGDTLSQRKPDAAPLLHAAEVLGVKPENMVMVGDSRNDILAAKAAGCFAIGVRYGYADMDKLAENPATRPDWIVSTLPEIYDRLRPDDRR from the coding sequence ATGAACACCCGCCCCGAAATCCTTGCCGCCGCCTTTGATTTGGACGGTACCTTAGTCGATTCCCTTGCCGACCTCGCCGCTGCCGCCAATGAAGCCCGCCGCAGCGAAAACCTGCCCCTGCTCGACAAAAAACTGATGATATCCTACGTGGGCGACGGCGTGGGCAAGCTCGTGCACCGTGCCCTCACTGCCGACCCGGAAGGGCAAGCCCCCGACGAGATGTGGCAGCGTGCTTTCGCCGTGTTCGCCCAACATTATTCCGAACACCTCGACCGCCACACCTATATCTACCCCGAAGTGCAAACCGGCCTCCAGCTCCTGAAAGCCCTTGGCATCCCGCTGGCCGTGATCACCAACAAACGCGAAGCCTGGGCCGCCGAGCTGCTGCGCCGCCTGGGCCTGGCCGACCTGTTCAGCCTCGTGGTGGGCGGCGACACCCTGTCGCAGCGCAAACCGGATGCCGCGCCGCTGCTGCACGCTGCCGAAGTATTGGGCGTGAAGCCGGAAAACATGGTGATGGTGGGCGATTCGCGCAACGACATCCTTGCCGCCAAAGCCGCCGGCTGCTTTGCCATCGGCGTGCGCTACGGCTATGCCGATATGGACAAACTGGCCGAAAACCCCGCCACCCGGCCGGATTGGATCGTCAGCACCCTGCCCGAAATCTACGACCGCCTGCGCCCCGATGACCGCCGTTAA
- the hscB gene encoding Fe-S protein assembly co-chaperone HscB produces the protein MPREFQLFNLPAQFDLDPAALEQTYRQLAARFHPDKTATASAFEQKQAVMMAAAVNEAYRRLSRPLERAVLLLQAQGIQADSEERTAFDPEFLMQQMEWREELAAARTEHSAERLAALDKQVAAEEARLLAKLSTTFQQADYAQAAELVPQGRFLDKIRQEIQAAL, from the coding sequence ATGCCGCGCGAATTCCAACTTTTCAACTTGCCCGCGCAATTCGACCTCGACCCCGCCGCGCTGGAGCAAACCTACCGCCAACTGGCCGCCCGCTTCCATCCCGACAAAACCGCCACCGCTTCCGCCTTCGAGCAGAAGCAGGCCGTGATGATGGCCGCCGCCGTCAACGAAGCCTACCGCCGCCTCAGCCGGCCGCTGGAGCGCGCCGTTTTGCTGCTGCAAGCGCAAGGCATTCAGGCCGATTCTGAAGAGCGCACCGCCTTCGACCCCGAGTTTCTGATGCAGCAAATGGAATGGCGCGAAGAGCTGGCCGCAGCCCGCACCGAACACTCTGCCGAACGACTCGCCGCGCTGGATAAGCAAGTGGCCGCCGAAGAAGCCCGGCTGCTGGCCAAACTCAGCACCACCTTTCAGCAGGCAGACTACGCCCAAGCCGCCGAACTCGTGCCGCAAGGCCGTTTCCTCGATAAAATCCGGCAGGAAATCCAGGCCGCGTTGTAA
- the prmA gene encoding 50S ribosomal protein L11 methyltransferase, which produces MPYQQASIPIGADRAEQFSDALMAAGALSAAIEDAYAGTDEEQAIFGEPGEENGQIWQRSLVIALFDDQCNVAAAVAAAAKECQLEVPPYRIEQLPEQDWVRLTQSQFDPIRISERLWIVPTWHDIADQSAVNLRLDPGLAFGTGSHPTTRLCLQWLDENIQAADRVLDYGCGSGILAIAALKLGAAAADGVDIDEQAIVASRSNAEQNEAAARFFLPDDLPEAEYDVVVANILANPLRLLGGMMASRTKAGGRIVLSGILEEQAEELNGIYSKWFDMQPPVAEGGWVRLVGVRKAG; this is translated from the coding sequence ATGCCCTACCAACAAGCCAGTATTCCGATTGGTGCCGACCGTGCCGAGCAGTTTTCCGATGCTTTAATGGCCGCCGGCGCATTGTCGGCCGCGATTGAAGATGCCTATGCCGGCACAGACGAAGAACAGGCTATTTTCGGCGAGCCGGGCGAAGAAAACGGCCAAATTTGGCAGCGCAGCTTGGTGATTGCCCTGTTTGACGACCAATGCAACGTTGCCGCCGCCGTGGCCGCCGCGGCCAAGGAATGCCAGCTGGAAGTGCCGCCCTACCGCATCGAGCAGCTGCCGGAGCAGGATTGGGTGCGCCTCACGCAATCACAGTTTGATCCCATCCGCATTTCCGAACGGCTGTGGATTGTGCCCACCTGGCACGATATTGCCGACCAATCGGCTGTAAACCTGCGGCTTGACCCCGGCTTGGCTTTCGGTACGGGCAGCCATCCCACCACTCGCTTGTGCCTGCAGTGGCTCGATGAAAATATCCAAGCTGCCGACCGCGTGCTCGACTACGGCTGCGGCTCCGGTATTTTGGCCATTGCCGCGCTCAAACTCGGCGCTGCCGCCGCTGATGGCGTGGATATCGACGAGCAGGCTATTGTTGCCAGCCGCAGCAATGCCGAGCAAAACGAAGCTGCCGCCCGTTTTTTCCTGCCCGACGACTTGCCGGAAGCGGAATACGATGTGGTGGTGGCCAATATTCTGGCCAACCCGTTGCGCCTGTTGGGCGGCATGATGGCCTCGCGCACCAAGGCAGGCGGGCGGATTGTGCTTTCCGGCATTTTGGAAGAGCAGGCCGAAGAGCTAAACGGTATCTATAGCAAATGGTTCGATATGCAGCCGCCGGTTGCCGAAGGTGGCTGGGTGCGTTTGGTGGGCGTGCGTAAAGCCGGATAA
- a CDS encoding MJ0042-type zinc finger domain-containing protein: MKTVKLSCPRCQAENHYAVADLQAANGRVQCSQCRHAFTVTRKPKAQSAPAAKAEILQEDVIHAKMPLREKLARLKQQSAALAAQQAGQDADEPLHTQKKPLAAELDEIDSRLRRQRMALDNNTGQAMPFKLAEAEHNAHSADAIEALLQRSASTPPPPAVLPSIDTLLKSAQSAAASHGRTQNIHIQAESLVFNLVSGRDPGGIQLPAAAKLPAVIDQPADNLLSAPSGPPNVPASAAAVHSEFNWTLASLAALTVLIMQLFYYLLIMKH; encoded by the coding sequence ATGAAAACCGTCAAACTCAGTTGCCCCCGCTGCCAAGCGGAGAATCATTATGCCGTAGCCGATTTGCAGGCAGCCAACGGGCGGGTGCAGTGCAGCCAGTGCCGGCACGCCTTCACGGTAACGCGCAAGCCAAAAGCCCAGAGCGCGCCTGCCGCCAAAGCCGAAATTCTGCAGGAAGACGTGATTCACGCCAAAATGCCCCTGCGCGAAAAGCTCGCCCGCCTCAAACAGCAATCTGCCGCCTTGGCCGCACAGCAGGCCGGGCAGGATGCCGATGAGCCCCTGCACACCCAGAAAAAACCGCTGGCCGCCGAGCTGGACGAAATCGACAGCCGCTTGCGCCGCCAGCGCATGGCGCTGGATAACAACACCGGCCAAGCCATGCCCTTCAAATTGGCCGAAGCCGAGCACAATGCCCACAGCGCCGATGCCATCGAAGCCTTACTGCAACGCTCCGCTTCCACTCCGCCGCCCCCCGCCGTGCTGCCCAGCATCGATACCCTGCTCAAAAGTGCGCAATCTGCCGCTGCCAGCCATGGGCGAACCCAAAATATCCATATTCAAGCCGAGAGTTTGGTGTTCAATTTAGTCTCCGGTCGTGATCCCGGCGGCATCCAGCTGCCTGCCGCAGCCAAACTGCCAGCCGTTATCGACCAGCCCGCCGACAACCTGCTCTCTGCACCTTCCGGCCCCCCGAATGTTCCTGCATCTGCCGCCGCGGTGCACAGCGAATTCAACTGGACGCTGGCTTCTTTAGCCGCGCTCACTGTTTTGATTATGCAGCTGTTTTACTATTTGCTGATTATGAAGCACTAA
- a CDS encoding protein-L-isoaspartate O-methyltransferase family protein gives MNFFEQARFNMVEQQIRPWSVLDFDVLDALAEVPREQFVAPEQQAYAYADLSLPLPNGSAMLEPKVVARLIQGLKLTKKDTVLEIGTGSGYATAVLAKLAGRVITIDTDETQQQQAKAVLDSLGLTNIDYRISDGLVNPPIATVSAIYVGGSCPVMPETLRNKLPAGGCMAVIVGQEPVMRALLVQCNGEDSYEQSVMFDTVAPALSGPAVKKASSFRF, from the coding sequence ATGAACTTTTTCGAACAAGCCCGATTCAACATGGTCGAACAGCAAATCCGCCCTTGGAGCGTATTGGATTTCGATGTTCTCGACGCCTTGGCCGAAGTGCCGCGCGAACAATTCGTTGCCCCCGAACAGCAAGCCTACGCCTACGCCGATCTCTCCCTGCCCCTGCCCAACGGCAGCGCCATGCTCGAGCCCAAAGTGGTTGCCCGCCTGATTCAAGGCCTGAAGCTCACCAAAAAAGACACCGTGCTCGAAATCGGCACCGGCTCCGGCTATGCCACCGCCGTGCTGGCTAAACTCGCTGGCCGCGTCATCACCATCGACACTGATGAAACCCAGCAGCAACAAGCCAAAGCCGTGCTCGACAGCCTTGGCCTCACCAATATCGACTACCGCATCAGTGATGGTCTGGTGAATCCACCCATCGCCACCGTGAGTGCCATCTACGTGGGCGGCTCTTGCCCCGTGATGCCCGAAACCCTGCGCAACAAACTGCCTGCCGGCGGCTGCATGGCGGTGATCGTTGGCCAAGAGCCCGTAATGCGCGCCCTGCTCGTGCAATGCAACGGCGAAGACAGCTACGAACAAAGCGTGATGTTTGATACCGTAGCCCCTGCCCTCAGCGGCCCCGCCGTGAAAAAAGCCTCATCGTTCCGCTTCTAA